One genomic segment of Polyodon spathula isolate WHYD16114869_AA chromosome 17, ASM1765450v1, whole genome shotgun sequence includes these proteins:
- the LOC121330072 gene encoding uncharacterized protein LOC121330072 yields MAEKKRNPNWTEAEKVILLQEYAKRKYILTSRFNPGVTSALKQKHWEEITESVNTRNTSVKRTLQEVKKKYENVSSAAKKEYREFKRRSRKRARPGPSQTAAQSTATSISDSLGLSPRIIAVSTYTLPPGPNKGPIQQSPQVWPGPQLPSLGSHSPLDLQNTHKVKEFGNLHEELDGIRTAITNCGNRIESALDPIASSLRELTQHLGSLVGVMAGQPSRTFSHAACQTIEQDLGEQQLVESKVEESSPPCTDSALCQTSR; encoded by the exons atggcAGAAAAGAAAAGGAATCCAAACTGGACAGAGGCAGAGAAAGTAATTCTGTTACAGGAATATGCAAAgcgaaaatacattttaaccagCAGGTTTAATCCTGGGGTGACATCTgccctgaaacaaaaacactgggaAGAAATAACAGAATCTGTTAACACAAGAAACACCTCAGTGAAAAGAACCCTTCAGGAAgttaaaaagaaatatgaaaatgtgTCCTCAGCAGCAAAAAAAGAATACAGGGAATTTAAAAGGAGATCTAGAAAAAGAG ctcgACCTGGACCCTCACAAACAGCTGCACAATCAACAGCCACCTCTATATCTGATTCCCTGGGACTTTCTCCAAGAATCATAGCTGTATCCACCTACACTCTCCCTCCTGGTCCAAACAAGGGGCCTATTCAACAGTCTCCACAGGTCTGGCCAGGCCCACAACTTCCTTCACTGGGTTCTCATTCCCCACTGGACTTACAGAACACCCACAAAGTAAAGGAGTTCGGCAACCTTCATGAGGAACTGGATGGGATCCGTACAGCCATCACTAACTGTGGAAACAGGATCGAGTCAGCCTTAGATCCCATTGCCTCGTCCCTCCGGGAGCTCACCCAACATCTCGGCTCCCTGGTGGGGGTGATGGCAGGCCAGCCCAGTCGGACATTCAGCCACGCAGCTTGCCAGACCATTGAGCAGGACCTTGGAGAGCAACAACTGGTTGAGTCTAAAGTTGAGGAGTCCTCCCCGCCCTGCACTGATTCAGCTCTCTGCCAGACAAGCAGATGA